Proteins from a genomic interval of Pecten maximus chromosome 13, xPecMax1.1, whole genome shotgun sequence:
- the LOC117341273 gene encoding piggyBac transposable element-derived protein 4-like produces the protein MRLAEPYLLKGYKIYMDNYFSSPALFYNLWLNGTLACGTLRSNRRGVPDKMKNAHPCKGQMMAFNNGTLVAVKFSDKKEVCLLTTIHEGKMVNTAKRDSEGNLIAKPDCVLDYNHNMGAVDRCDQMVAYAGFDRRTLKWWKKVFFHMLGLAVLNSYILYKQQTANPVLHRIFRRQLVSQLVSAAEISGPQQKGRRRQSAEVLQRLTARHFIGYSPSTGRKAHASRKCIVCGPAETDLFRSQHPGETVPKSCGRMTCFQCKQCQVALCVEPCFELFHTTAEFVLAYKRQRRQEEE, from the exons ATGCGGCTGGCCGAACCATACCTTTTGAAAGGTTACAAGATTTATATGGACAATTACTTCAGCAGTCCAGCACTATTTTATAACCTGTGGCTTAATGGTACCCTTGCTTGTGGAACGTTACGCAGCAATCGGAGAGGAGTTCCAGACAAGATGAAAAATGCTCATCCATGCAAAGGCCAGATGATGGCATTCAACAATGGAACTTTAGTGGCAGTGAAGTTTTCCGATAAAAAAGAAGTCTGTCTCCTAACAACAATCCATGAAG GAAAAATGGTCAACACTGCAAAGAGAGATTCAGAGGGGAACTTGATTGCCAAGCCAGACTGTGTGTTAGATTACAACCACAACATGGGTGCAGTAGACAGATGTGACCAGATGGTGGCATATGCTGGATTTGACAGAAGGACACTAAAATGGTGGAAAAAGGTCTTCTTCCACATGCTTGGTCTTGCAGTGCTCAACTCGTACATCTTGTacaaacaacagacagccaacCCAGTATTGCACAGGATTTTCAGACGACAGCTTGTGAGTCAACTGGTCTCTGCTGCTGAGATCTCTG GCCCACAGCAAAAGGGGAGGAGGAGGCAATCTGCTGAAGTGCTTCAGAGGTTGACAGCGCGGCATTTCATTGGCTACTCTCCATCAACAGGAAGGAAAGCCCATGCCAGCAGGAAATGTATTGTCTGCGGTCCAGCAGAGACCGATTTGTTCAGGTCCCAGCATCCTGGTGAGACAGTGCCGAAATCTTGTGGGAGGATGACATGTTTTCAGTGCAAGCAGTGTCAGGTAGCTCTGTGTGTTGAACCCTGCTTTGAGCTATTCCATACAACTGCAGAATTTGTGCTTGCCTACAAGCGTCAGAGGAGACAGGAGGAGGAGTAA